The following are encoded together in the Apus apus isolate bApuApu2 chromosome 7, bApuApu2.pri.cur, whole genome shotgun sequence genome:
- the ATG4C gene encoding cysteine protease ATG4C isoform X2: MEATGTDEVEKIKSKFMSAWHNMKYSWVLKTKTYFSRNSPVFLLGKCYHFKTDDSGELSTDGSNFDQINTEISGNVEEFRKDFISRIWLTYREEFPQIKGSALTTDCGWGCTLRTGQMLLAQGLTLHFLGRAWVWPDALDIDSSESESWTAHTVKKLTASFEASLTAEREPKILPNHHRGSLKRNWDDNEMRNEVYHRKIISWFGDSPRAAFGLHQLIEYGKKSGKIAGDWYGPAVVAHILRKAVEEARDPELQGVTVYVAQDCTVYSSDVIDRQCSSVGSGKADTKAVIILVPVRLGGERTNMDYLEFVKGILSLEYCVGIIGGKPKQSYYFTGFQDDSLIYMDPHYCQSFVDVSIKDFPLESFHCPSPKKMSFKKMDPSCTIGFYCSTVQDFEKASEEITKTFLGLRWERRAALAHEVALVKWECSAAGIAPAEEEFGTGSPSPGRDLGLNGSI; the protein is encoded by the exons ATGGAGGCCACAGGGACAGATGAAGTAGAAAAGATAAAATCAAAGTTTATGTCTGCTTGGCACAACATGAAATACA GTTGGGtgttgaaaacaaaaacttacTTCAGTAGAAACTCTCCAGTCTTTCTGTTGGGAAAATGTTACCACTTCAAAACTGATG ATTCTGGTGAACTCTCTACAGATGGGTCCAATTTTGATCAAATCAACACAGAGATTTCAGGAAATGTTGAGGAGTTTCGTAAGGATTTTATTTCTAGAATATGGCTGACATACAGAGAGGAATTTCCTCAGATTAAGGGGTCTGCATTAACAACAGACTGTGGTTGGGGCTGCACCCTGAGAACAGGTCAGATGCTGTTGGCTCAAGGTCTTACGCTTCATTTTCTTGGTCGAG CCTGGGTCTGGCCAGATGCACTGGACATTGACAGTTCAGAGTCTGAATCCTGGACAGCCCATACAGTGAAAAAGCTGACAGCATCATTCGAGGCGTCGCTGACGGCAGAAAGAGAACCCAAGATCCTGCCCAATCATCATCGGGGATCACTGAAGAGAAACTGGGATGACAATGAAATGAGAAATGAGGTTTAtcataggaaaataatttcttggtTTGGCGACTCTCCACGGGCAGCTTTTGGGTTACATCAGCTCATAGAATATGGAAAGAAGTCTGGAAAAATTGCGGGAGATTGGTACGGGCCTGCAGTGGTTGCACATATTTTAAG AAAAGCTGTTGAAGAAGCAAGAGACCCTGAGCTACAAGGAGTAACAGTCTATGTTGCTCAGGATTGTACAG TCTACAGTTCAGATGTTATTGACAGACAGTGTTCTTCCGTGGGTTCTGGAAAAGCAGACACAAAAGCTGTAATTATATTAGTTCCTGTGAGACTCGGTGGAGAGAGAACAAACATGGACTACTTAGAGTTTGTAAAG GGAATTTTAAGCCTTGAGTATTGTGTTGGTATTATTGGTGGCAAACCCAAGCAGTCATATTACTTCACTGGATTTCAAG ATGACAGTTTGATTTACATGGATCCTCATTACTGCCAATCTTTTGTAGATGTCAGCATAAAGGATTTCCCTCTTGAG TCATTCCACTGTCCTTCTCCCAAAAAGATGTCATTCAAGAAAATGGATCCGAGCTGCACAATAGGATTTTACTGCAGCACTGTGCAGGACTTTGAGAAGGCTTCTGAAGAAATCACCAAG ACGTTCCTTGGGTTGCGCTGGGAGAGGCGGGCGGCGCTGGCCCACGAGGTGGCACTCGTGAAATGGGAATGTTCTGCAGCGGGGATCGCCCCTGCCGAGGAGGAGTTTGGAACAGGCAGCCCGTCCCCGGGGAGGGATTTGGGTTTAAATGGAAGTATTTGA
- the ATG4C gene encoding cysteine protease ATG4C isoform X1 encodes MEATGTDEVEKIKSKFMSAWHNMKYSWVLKTKTYFSRNSPVFLLGKCYHFKTDDSGELSTDGSNFDQINTEISGNVEEFRKDFISRIWLTYREEFPQIKGSALTTDCGWGCTLRTGQMLLAQGLTLHFLGRAWVWPDALDIDSSESESWTAHTVKKLTASFEASLTAEREPKILPNHHRGSLKRNWDDNEMRNEVYHRKIISWFGDSPRAAFGLHQLIEYGKKSGKIAGDWYGPAVVAHILRKAVEEARDPELQGVTVYVAQDCTVYSSDVIDRQCSSVGSGKADTKAVIILVPVRLGGERTNMDYLEFVKGILSLEYCVGIIGGKPKQSYYFTGFQDDSLIYMDPHYCQSFVDVSIKDFPLESFHCPSPKKMSFKKMDPSCTIGFYCSTVQDFEKASEEITKMLKSSSKDKYPLFTFVKGHSKDYDFASSPLHEENDLFSEDEKKRLKRFSTEEFVLL; translated from the exons ATGGAGGCCACAGGGACAGATGAAGTAGAAAAGATAAAATCAAAGTTTATGTCTGCTTGGCACAACATGAAATACA GTTGGGtgttgaaaacaaaaacttacTTCAGTAGAAACTCTCCAGTCTTTCTGTTGGGAAAATGTTACCACTTCAAAACTGATG ATTCTGGTGAACTCTCTACAGATGGGTCCAATTTTGATCAAATCAACACAGAGATTTCAGGAAATGTTGAGGAGTTTCGTAAGGATTTTATTTCTAGAATATGGCTGACATACAGAGAGGAATTTCCTCAGATTAAGGGGTCTGCATTAACAACAGACTGTGGTTGGGGCTGCACCCTGAGAACAGGTCAGATGCTGTTGGCTCAAGGTCTTACGCTTCATTTTCTTGGTCGAG CCTGGGTCTGGCCAGATGCACTGGACATTGACAGTTCAGAGTCTGAATCCTGGACAGCCCATACAGTGAAAAAGCTGACAGCATCATTCGAGGCGTCGCTGACGGCAGAAAGAGAACCCAAGATCCTGCCCAATCATCATCGGGGATCACTGAAGAGAAACTGGGATGACAATGAAATGAGAAATGAGGTTTAtcataggaaaataatttcttggtTTGGCGACTCTCCACGGGCAGCTTTTGGGTTACATCAGCTCATAGAATATGGAAAGAAGTCTGGAAAAATTGCGGGAGATTGGTACGGGCCTGCAGTGGTTGCACATATTTTAAG AAAAGCTGTTGAAGAAGCAAGAGACCCTGAGCTACAAGGAGTAACAGTCTATGTTGCTCAGGATTGTACAG TCTACAGTTCAGATGTTATTGACAGACAGTGTTCTTCCGTGGGTTCTGGAAAAGCAGACACAAAAGCTGTAATTATATTAGTTCCTGTGAGACTCGGTGGAGAGAGAACAAACATGGACTACTTAGAGTTTGTAAAG GGAATTTTAAGCCTTGAGTATTGTGTTGGTATTATTGGTGGCAAACCCAAGCAGTCATATTACTTCACTGGATTTCAAG ATGACAGTTTGATTTACATGGATCCTCATTACTGCCAATCTTTTGTAGATGTCAGCATAAAGGATTTCCCTCTTGAG TCATTCCACTGTCCTTCTCCCAAAAAGATGTCATTCAAGAAAATGGATCCGAGCTGCACAATAGGATTTTACTGCAGCACTGTGCAGGACTTTGAGAAGGCTTCTGAAGAAATCACCAAG ATGCTGAAATCTTCATCTAAGGACAAATATCCCTTGTTTACTTTTGTAAAGGGTCATTCTAAAGACTATGACTTTGCTTCCAGTCCACTCCATGAAGAAAACGACCTTTTCTCTgaggatgaaaagaaaagattaaaaagattTAGTACAGAGGAGTTTGTCTTGCTTTAA